The following proteins are co-located in the Telopea speciosissima isolate NSW1024214 ecotype Mountain lineage chromosome 9, Tspe_v1, whole genome shotgun sequence genome:
- the LOC122639266 gene encoding coproporphyrinogen-III oxidase 2, chloroplastic — protein MPTSIMSTSSSIIHHLSPPITSCSFSSSSTLRGIFLSFFPRNPSMKTPLSMNKRTNLSVRSAVAIEKETPQDERPDTFLRESDGPSSSVRARFEKMIRDAQDDVCTAIEAVDGGGKFKEDVWSRAGGGGGISRVLQDGWVWEKAGVNVSVVYGMMPPEAYRAARGENAVEKPGPVPFFAAGISSVLHPKNPFAPTLHFNYRYFETDAPKDAPGAPRQWWFGGGTDLTPAYIFEEDVKHFHTVYTHDTLSALGVCYFSPQYPMIFLLKY, from the exons ATGCCGACGTCAATTATGTCTACTTCTTCCAGTATCATTCAtcatctttctcctcctattACCTCTTGTTCTTTTTCGTCTTCTTCCACCCTTagaggcatctttctctctttcttccccagAAATCCATCTATGAAAACACCTCTATCGATGAACAAACGAACCAACTTAAGCGTCCGATCAGCAGTAGCCATTGAGAAAGAGACTCCACAGGATGAACGCCCAGATACATTTCTCCGTGAATCCGATGGTCCATCGTCCTCCGTTAGGGCTCGCTTCGAGAAAATGATCAGAGATGCTCAAGATGATGTCTGCACGGCCATAGAGGCCGTGGATGGCGGCGGCAAGTTCAAGGAAGATGTGTGGTCGAGGGCCGGCGGTGGTGGCGGTATCAGCAGAGTTTTGCAGGACGGTTGGGTGTGGGAGAAAGCTGGTGTTAATGTGTCTGTTGTGTATGGAATGATGCCCCCTGAAGCTTATAGAGCTGCCAGGGGTGAGAATGCGGTGGAGAAGCCCGGCCCTGTACCCTTTTTCGCAGCCGGAATCAGTTCG GTTTTGCACCCTAAGAACCCTTTTGCGCCAACTTTACACTTTAACTATCGGTACTTTGAAACAGATGCTCCAAAAG ATGCTCCTGGAGCACCTAGACAGTGGTGGTTTGGTGGAGGCACTGATTTGACTCCTGCCTATATCTTCGAGGAGGATGTCAAACACTTTCATACGGTATATACACATGATACATTGAGTGCTTTGGGGGTTTGCTACTTTTCACCCCAATATCCTATGATCTTCTTGTTAAAATATTAG